One part of the Thermanaeromonas sp. C210 genome encodes these proteins:
- a CDS encoding IS256 family transposase encodes MPVYHKSKENPISSGGFPNLPDHVQVSLREIIGKAKEGLLALSVAVGLDVVQSMMEAEVTEIAGPKGKHNPERTARRHGSEKGSVVLGGRKVAIRRPRVRAINGREVKLKTYEAFQDERFITETVLEHILYGLSIRHYKHSLEPIGEELPVHGTSKSTISRRFIYATRKALEELLSRPLGDKRFLVLVIDGVVFAGHTVVAALGITDKGEKEVLGLWEGATENAAVCRSLLTNLVERGLKVEEGILVVIDGSKALRAAVKEVFGNRAVVQRCQVHKKRNVLEHLPKGAQEWVGKKLEQAWSEKDYHKALTELNRLADALEDKYPGAARSLREGLEETLTVTRLGLPETLWKTLRSTNVIETAFDKVRVVTRNVKRWRNGMQVLRWAAAGLLQAEKGFNRIKGYRELPLLATALLEVITTPETSRRVKTA; translated from the coding sequence ATGCCAGTATATCACAAGTCAAAAGAAAACCCAATATCCTCCGGAGGCTTTCCTAACTTACCTGACCATGTACAAGTATCCTTAAGGGAGATCATAGGTAAAGCCAAGGAAGGGCTCTTAGCCCTTTCCGTTGCCGTAGGCTTGGATGTGGTTCAATCCATGATGGAGGCCGAAGTAACTGAGATAGCGGGACCCAAAGGAAAGCACAATCCGGAGCGCACAGCTAGACGTCATGGGAGCGAGAAAGGTAGCGTGGTGTTAGGGGGGCGAAAGGTGGCGATCCGGCGTCCCCGGGTGCGCGCCATAAACGGCAGAGAAGTAAAACTTAAAACCTATGAAGCCTTCCAGGATGAAAGGTTCATAACTGAGACAGTTCTAGAGCATATACTTTACGGGTTATCCATAAGGCACTATAAGCATAGCCTTGAACCCATAGGAGAAGAATTACCTGTTCATGGGACTTCCAAGAGCACCATAAGCCGGCGATTTATCTACGCTACCCGTAAGGCCTTAGAGGAGCTGCTAAGCAGGCCTTTGGGAGACAAACGTTTCTTGGTTCTGGTAATTGATGGGGTTGTGTTTGCCGGGCATACAGTGGTAGCTGCTTTAGGCATCACTGACAAAGGCGAAAAAGAGGTCTTGGGCTTATGGGAAGGGGCTACAGAGAATGCTGCAGTCTGTAGGTCTCTTCTTACCAACCTTGTAGAACGCGGCCTAAAGGTGGAAGAGGGTATACTGGTGGTCATAGACGGCTCCAAAGCTTTAAGGGCGGCGGTTAAAGAAGTTTTTGGTAATCGGGCCGTAGTACAGAGGTGCCAGGTGCATAAGAAGCGGAACGTCTTAGAACACCTGCCCAAAGGAGCCCAAGAATGGGTGGGTAAGAAGCTAGAGCAAGCCTGGTCAGAAAAGGATTATCATAAGGCTTTAACGGAACTAAATAGGCTAGCTGATGCCCTTGAAGATAAGTACCCTGGGGCAGCGAGGAGCCTGCGGGAGGGATTAGAGGAGACGCTGACCGTTACCCGTCTAGGTCTACCCGAAACCCTGTGGAAAACTTTACGGTCAACGAATGTAATAGAGACGGCCTTTGACAAGGTCAGGGTTGTTACCCGGAACGTAAAGAGGTGGCGAAATGGGATGCAGGTTTTGCGCTGGGCTGCAGCTGGACTGCTTCAGGCCGAGAAGGGGTTTAACCGCATCAAAGGATACCGAGAGTTACCCTTATTGGCCACGGCTTTGCTGGAAGTCATTACTACTCCAGAGACTTCCAGGAGGGTGAAAACGGCTTAA
- a CDS encoding helix-turn-helix domain-containing protein, with protein sequence MYGLSTSVISQRIEGPPPSFSTIFGTTPDKVNQEDIRDIKNILGPLLEYDKSKGSNLMETLVEYFRCGNNIKQMAKKLYIHYNTAIYRIELIQKLLNVDLNNPDDRFNIQLALKLTSLDRAGLSRREDTL encoded by the coding sequence TTGTATGGATTGTCCACCTCTGTTATATCACAGAGGATTGAGGGACCGCCACCTTCATTTTCCACGATTTTTGGGACAACGCCTGACAAGGTTAATCAGGAAGACATCAGAGATATTAAGAATATTCTTGGTCCGTTATTGGAGTATGATAAGAGCAAGGGAAGCAATTTAATGGAGACATTAGTAGAGTATTTTAGATGCGGAAATAATATAAAACAGATGGCCAAAAAGCTATATATACATTATAATACAGCTATATATAGGATCGAGCTAATTCAAAAGCTGCTAAATGTCGATTTGAATAATCCTGATGATAGGTTTAATATCCAACTGGCTTTAAAACTAACCTCCCTTGATCGGGCAGGCCTTAGCAGACGGGAAGATACTCTATGA
- a CDS encoding nucleotidyl transferase AbiEii/AbiGii toxin family protein: MWKELLTRAVHILEASRIPEDEWTWGGGTALAFYFRHRESRDIDVFLTDAQYLPLLSPRLNRTTQDMAKDYVESSNFLKLKFPGGDVDFIIAPHLTANYFLLERFREKNIRVETPEEIVLKKLFYRAESLKARDIVDVAVVYERRARHLLEHASLLGTKLEIVALRWKKIERIFPQEVAALRILQPELKDKAAALFANFLEEIKKY; encoded by the coding sequence ATGTGGAAGGAACTCCTGACGAGGGCAGTTCACATTCTTGAGGCCTCAAGAATCCCGGAAGACGAGTGGACCTGGGGCGGGGGTACCGCCCTTGCCTTTTATTTCCGGCACCGGGAAAGCCGGGATATAGACGTATTCCTCACCGATGCCCAATACCTGCCCCTTCTCAGCCCCCGGTTGAATCGCACTACCCAAGATATGGCCAAGGATTACGTGGAAAGCTCAAATTTCCTTAAGTTGAAGTTCCCGGGGGGCGATGTGGATTTCATAATAGCGCCCCACCTTACCGCCAATTATTTCCTATTAGAGCGGTTCCGGGAGAAAAATATACGGGTGGAGACGCCAGAAGAAATTGTGCTTAAAAAGCTTTTTTACCGGGCCGAAAGTTTGAAGGCCAGGGATATAGTAGACGTCGCGGTGGTCTACGAAAGAAGGGCAAGACATCTTCTTGAGCATGCGTCCCTGTTGGGTACGAAGTTGGAGATAGTAGCCCTTCGATGGAAAAAAATAGAGAGGATATTTCCGCAAGAGGTGGCCGCTCTTCGAATCTTGCAACCGGAGTTAAAGGATAAAGCGGCCGCCCTTTTTGCAAACTTTTTGGAGGAGATTAAGAAGTATTGA
- a CDS encoding nucleotidyltransferase domain-containing protein, with protein MVNKLRELGAQKIILFGSYARGRADVFTDLDIIVILETGLPFVERTGYVYRELAPRVPSDILVYTPEEWQRMQDRPFIRQALAEGKILYEKSTR; from the coding sequence ATGGTGAACAAGCTGCGGGAACTGGGAGCGCAAAAAATAATCCTTTTCGGCTCCTATGCCCGCGGCCGCGCGGACGTGTTCACCGATCTGGATATTATTGTAATTTTGGAGACGGGTTTGCCCTTCGTGGAGCGTACGGGTTATGTTTATAGAGAACTCGCTCCCCGCGTGCCGAGCGACATTTTAGTTTACACGCCGGAAGAATGGCAACGGATGCAGGACCGTCCCTTTATCCGACAGGCTTTAGCGGAGGGGAAAATACTCTATGAGAAGAGCACCCGCTGA